In one Pseudoclavibacter sp. Marseille-Q3772 genomic region, the following are encoded:
- a CDS encoding pilus assembly protein, whose protein sequence is MSKQHPADHAAAVVERLASLLVHGVTPNAAWEYVARSAQIAAERESGGVCNRTGGGGKFQSAVQRLQNGMKLGRRRSRAQQPEIESQIVVQLRSGGEPASVLVNQPHASWRALGAVWLLAMRTGAPLGSVLQPLSVAFRELGQTERDVRVALAGPTSASRIVLALPLLGILLGSVLGFDTIGVFTGSTIGLALLGVGLLLVVAGWWWNRSLVRRATRHPQTPGLGLDLVAMGMNSGRSAADICAEVRRVIRECNLGESDYGRAEPILAMASQAGVPAASLLQAEATLARNRARANAASAAARLGVTLMLPLGACILPAFLVLGVAPLVIAVLERAMF, encoded by the coding sequence ATGAGTAAGCAGCACCCCGCAGATCACGCGGCCGCCGTAGTAGAGCGACTGGCGTCGCTACTGGTGCACGGGGTAACTCCCAACGCAGCTTGGGAATATGTGGCCAGGTCGGCGCAGATCGCTGCCGAGCGCGAGTCAGGCGGCGTGTGCAATCGAACTGGCGGCGGCGGCAAATTTCAATCTGCGGTACAACGGTTGCAGAACGGAATGAAGCTGGGTCGCAGACGTTCCCGGGCGCAGCAGCCGGAGATCGAATCACAGATCGTGGTGCAGTTACGCAGCGGGGGCGAACCCGCAAGTGTCCTCGTGAACCAGCCGCACGCCTCGTGGCGGGCATTGGGCGCAGTATGGCTGTTGGCAATGCGTACCGGTGCGCCGCTTGGTTCGGTGCTTCAGCCACTGAGCGTTGCTTTTCGAGAACTCGGGCAGACCGAACGTGACGTGCGCGTCGCCTTGGCAGGGCCCACATCCGCTTCCCGAATCGTGCTCGCGCTGCCGCTGCTGGGTATCTTGCTGGGGTCCGTGCTCGGCTTCGACACCATCGGAGTGTTCACCGGCAGCACGATCGGTTTGGCACTGCTTGGTGTGGGGCTGTTGCTGGTCGTGGCGGGATGGTGGTGGAACCGTTCGCTTGTTCGTCGCGCCACGCGCCACCCGCAGACGCCCGGACTGGGGCTCGATTTGGTCGCCATGGGGATGAACTCGGGCCGTAGCGCTGCGGATATCTGCGCCGAAGTGCGGCGGGTCATCCGCGAATGCAATCTCGGCGAGAGCGACTACGGGCGCGCTGAGCCGATCCTGGCGATGGCATCTCAAGCCGGTGTTCCTGCCGCATCCCTATTGCAGGCCGAAGCCACACTGGCCCGAAACCGCGCCCGAGCGAACGCCGCCAGCGCTGCGGCGCGCCTCGGCGTCACCCTCATGCTGCCGCTCGGGGCATGCATCCTGCCCGCATTCCTCGTACTTGGCGTCGCCCCGCTCGTTATCGCCGTGTTGGAACGGGCGATGTTCTGA
- a CDS encoding DUF4177 domain-containing protein, whose protein sequence is MTKWEYFITPLPLHTPGAILNNWGKQGWELVQIIVNEQGGTVAYMKRPLTDNEAGE, encoded by the coding sequence ATGACGAAGTGGGAATATTTCATCACTCCCTTGCCGCTGCACACACCCGGCGCGATCCTGAACAATTGGGGTAAGCAGGGCTGGGAGCTCGTGCAGATCATCGTGAACGAACAGGGTGGCACGGTCGCATACATGAAGCGGCCATTGACTGACAACGAGGCAGGAGAGTAA
- a CDS encoding TadE family type IV pilus minor pilin, with product MTISGIARRALRVSIDALRRARRSRGSIAVEFAVAIPAVIAVCALAVSAVVAASAHTLAQDIAGEAARLAARGDSPESAVTATGHSAQLSVHDQGKFRCATVTIPIHLLGVETAARARASSCALRDIDQGVVSSGH from the coding sequence ATGACGATCAGCGGGATTGCGCGGCGTGCACTTCGCGTATCGATCGACGCCCTGCGCCGGGCGCGGCGCAGCCGTGGTTCGATTGCGGTGGAATTCGCGGTCGCCATTCCCGCTGTGATTGCCGTGTGTGCGCTCGCGGTCAGCGCCGTTGTGGCCGCGAGCGCACACACGCTCGCACAGGACATCGCCGGAGAAGCGGCGCGGCTGGCGGCACGCGGCGATAGCCCTGAGTCGGCAGTCACTGCTACTGGACACAGTGCGCAGCTTTCAGTGCACGATCAGGGCAAATTTCGTTGTGCGACAGTCACGATCCCCATCCACCTACTTGGTGTTGAGACCGCGGCCCGCGCAAGGGCGAGCTCCTGCGCGCTGCGAGACATCGACCAGGGGGTGGTGAGTAGTGGGCACTAG
- a CDS encoding RidA family protein: MSVRERLDQLGMVIPPVAAPAGSYVPAITHGGVVYTSGQLPFQDGKLAQTGQVGAQVSLDQAQELARTAALNCLAAVKQQLGSLDRVTRILKVTVFVNSAHDFTQQPQVANGASDFLGSIFGDAGRHVRSAVGVSSLPLGSPVEIELAVAYE, encoded by the coding sequence ATGAGCGTTCGTGAACGACTCGACCAGCTCGGCATGGTGATCCCGCCGGTTGCTGCGCCGGCAGGGTCCTATGTGCCTGCGATTACCCACGGTGGTGTTGTGTACACCTCCGGACAGTTGCCGTTCCAGGATGGCAAGTTGGCTCAGACCGGTCAGGTTGGCGCGCAGGTTTCACTGGACCAGGCGCAGGAGCTCGCGCGGACCGCGGCGCTGAACTGTCTGGCCGCAGTGAAACAGCAGCTGGGCTCCCTCGACCGTGTTACGCGCATCCTCAAGGTGACCGTGTTCGTGAACTCGGCGCACGATTTCACCCAGCAGCCGCAGGTCGCCAACGGTGCCTCGGACTTCCTCGGGTCGATTTTTGGGGATGCGGGCCGGCACGTACGCTCGGCCGTGGGCGTGTCGTCGCTGCCGCTGGGTTCCCCGGTCGAAATTGAACTCGCGGTGGCCTACGAGTAG
- a CDS encoding Rv3654c family TadE-like protein, protein MRAWAVDARGSGTVIAVGIIGAILALTAGLLAALVMVAAHTSASVAADAAALAAANTASGRVAGDPCRAAEEAAALHDAMLITCESSLRESTVRVAITAGAIHAEATARAGQPKLVVHKE, encoded by the coding sequence GTGCGCGCGTGGGCTGTGGATGCGCGCGGTAGCGGGACGGTGATTGCCGTCGGAATCATCGGTGCGATTCTTGCGCTTACGGCCGGGCTGCTGGCTGCCTTGGTGATGGTGGCGGCACACACCAGTGCCTCGGTGGCCGCCGATGCTGCGGCGCTTGCCGCAGCAAATACGGCAAGTGGGCGCGTGGCCGGCGACCCCTGCCGCGCAGCCGAAGAAGCGGCCGCCCTGCATGACGCCATGCTCATTACGTGCGAGTCATCGCTGCGCGAGAGCACGGTGCGGGTCGCAATTACCGCAGGTGCGATCCACGCCGAAGCTACTGCGAGAGCTGGCCAACCAAAGTTGGTGGTGCATAAAGAATAA
- the acs gene encoding acetate--CoA ligase, translating to MPAPEGFSDGTRVPTDIRARAEADRLGFWADQARELRWETPFTEVLDWSNPPFARWFHDGKLNVAVNCVDRHVDAGNGDRVAIHWEGEPGDTRTITYSDLHREVQRTASMLESFGIGKGDVVAIYMPMIPETVFAMLACARIGAIHSVIFGGFSADAIRARVDSADAKLVITANGSIRKGRVFPLKETVDEALQAPGHTVEHVLVVKRPDHDIAMLEGRDVWWHDRIEDAADTHEAEAFEAEHPLFILYTSGTTGQPKGLFHASGGYLTQAAYTHRTSFDLRDNDVFWCSADVGWVTGHSYIVYGPLANGATQVMYEGAHDFPSLDRWFEIIERYGVTVFYTAPTAIRGFMKTGREIPLRHDLSSLRVLGSVGEPINPEAWEWFHEVIGSGKAPIADTWWQTETGAHMIAPIVSQDALKPGSAQKPVPGVVVEVVNEQGERVNPGEMGLLTITEPWPSMARGIWGDKERFIETYWSQFPGRYFAGDGAGVDLDGDLWLLGRVDDVMNVSGHRLSTAEIESTLVEHPFVAESAVVGAEDETTGQAVVAFVVLKHSQREAIAAEDDVEALLRKHVASVIGAIARPKMLFAVDELPKTRSGKIMRRLLKDVSEGKPVGDTSTLTDAAVMEAIAEKVSERLRELNAN from the coding sequence ATCCCGGCACCGGAGGGTTTTAGCGACGGCACCCGCGTACCCACTGACATCCGTGCTCGCGCCGAAGCAGACCGACTCGGTTTCTGGGCAGACCAGGCACGCGAACTGAGATGGGAGACCCCGTTCACCGAAGTCCTGGACTGGTCAAACCCACCGTTTGCGCGATGGTTCCACGACGGCAAACTCAATGTCGCCGTCAACTGCGTTGACCGCCACGTCGACGCCGGCAACGGTGACCGCGTCGCCATCCACTGGGAAGGCGAACCCGGCGACACCCGCACAATCACCTACAGCGACCTGCACCGCGAAGTGCAGCGCACCGCAAGCATGCTCGAATCATTCGGCATCGGCAAGGGGGATGTGGTCGCAATCTACATGCCGATGATCCCCGAAACCGTATTCGCGATGCTTGCCTGCGCGCGCATCGGCGCCATCCACTCCGTTATTTTCGGTGGGTTCTCAGCGGATGCGATCCGCGCGCGAGTCGACTCAGCGGATGCGAAGCTCGTGATCACCGCCAACGGTTCGATCCGAAAGGGTCGCGTCTTTCCACTAAAGGAAACCGTTGACGAAGCGCTGCAAGCTCCGGGACACACGGTCGAACACGTCCTGGTGGTCAAGCGCCCAGACCACGACATCGCGATGCTTGAGGGCCGCGATGTGTGGTGGCACGACCGCATCGAGGACGCCGCTGACACGCACGAAGCCGAGGCCTTCGAGGCCGAGCATCCCCTGTTCATCCTGTACACCTCAGGAACCACAGGCCAGCCCAAGGGCCTCTTCCACGCATCCGGCGGCTACCTCACCCAGGCTGCATACACGCACCGCACCTCATTCGACCTGCGTGATAACGATGTCTTCTGGTGCTCCGCCGATGTGGGTTGGGTGACCGGCCACAGCTATATCGTTTACGGGCCGCTCGCCAACGGTGCTACGCAGGTGATGTACGAGGGTGCGCACGACTTCCCGAGCCTCGATCGCTGGTTCGAGATCATCGAACGCTATGGCGTGACGGTGTTCTACACCGCGCCCACCGCCATCCGCGGATTCATGAAAACCGGGCGCGAGATCCCGCTGCGCCACGACCTCTCTAGCCTGCGTGTTCTCGGCTCCGTCGGCGAGCCGATCAACCCCGAAGCATGGGAGTGGTTCCACGAGGTCATCGGCTCTGGCAAGGCACCGATCGCGGACACCTGGTGGCAGACCGAAACTGGTGCGCACATGATCGCACCGATCGTCTCGCAGGATGCGCTGAAGCCCGGTTCCGCACAGAAGCCCGTCCCGGGCGTGGTGGTCGAGGTCGTCAACGAACAGGGCGAACGCGTCAACCCTGGCGAGATGGGGCTGCTCACCATCACCGAACCGTGGCCGTCCATGGCGCGAGGTATCTGGGGCGATAAGGAACGGTTCATCGAAACGTACTGGTCGCAATTCCCCGGACGCTATTTCGCGGGCGACGGCGCCGGTGTTGACCTCGACGGTGACCTGTGGCTACTCGGCCGCGTTGACGATGTCATGAATGTCTCCGGCCACCGCCTGTCAACCGCAGAGATCGAATCGACCCTGGTTGAGCATCCCTTCGTCGCCGAGTCGGCGGTGGTCGGCGCAGAAGACGAAACAACCGGCCAAGCCGTTGTTGCGTTCGTCGTGTTGAAGCACTCCCAGCGCGAAGCGATCGCCGCCGAAGACGACGTCGAGGCGCTGCTCCGTAAGCATGTGGCATCGGTAATCGGTGCCATCGCCCGACCGAAGATGCTCTTTGCGGTCGACGAGCTCCCCAAGACCCGCTCTGGCAAGATCATGCGCCGCCTGCTCAAGGACGTCTCCGAAGGCAAACCCGTGGGCGACACCAGTACCCTGACCGACGCCGCGGTGATGGAAGCCATCGCCGAGAAGGTGAGCGAACGGCTGCGCGAGCTGAACGCAAACTAG
- a CDS encoding metallophosphoesterase, with the protein MNVLRTIGTGAAALVAAGLGFVSWAVGVERRRFQLRRVELAVLPHDAVPVRVLHLADAHLAPGQRKKIRFVQSLAQLQPDLIVATGDNLGHRDALAPLAEMLEPFRGVPALSVFGSNDYFGPVLKNPMTYLLPRKPHPPRPRDLDEQALRALLFDDLGWIDLTNTAAVVDVQGLRVRAIGVDDPHIEKDAYPEARSALSRCSSGSDWDLTLGLVHAPYQRILDAYVGDVGADVIFAGHTHGGQVCLPGGRAIVSNCDLPPEHAGGLSWRDADDRGAVPLHVSRGLGTSIYAPVRTFCPPEATLITLVPRPAGE; encoded by the coding sequence ATGAACGTTCTACGAACGATCGGAACCGGAGCCGCGGCACTTGTTGCTGCCGGCCTCGGTTTCGTTAGCTGGGCGGTGGGCGTTGAGCGTCGCCGGTTTCAATTGCGCCGAGTTGAGCTAGCAGTGCTCCCGCACGACGCTGTGCCGGTTCGGGTGCTGCATCTTGCTGACGCGCATTTGGCTCCGGGACAGCGCAAGAAGATCCGGTTCGTGCAGTCACTCGCGCAATTGCAGCCAGATCTCATCGTCGCCACCGGTGACAATCTCGGGCATCGAGACGCTCTTGCGCCGCTGGCCGAAATGCTTGAGCCGTTCCGTGGAGTGCCCGCGTTGAGCGTCTTTGGCTCGAACGACTATTTCGGACCGGTGCTCAAGAACCCGATGACGTACCTGCTGCCGCGCAAACCGCATCCGCCCCGGCCACGAGACCTGGACGAACAGGCATTACGCGCCCTGCTTTTTGACGATCTCGGCTGGATTGACCTCACGAATACTGCTGCGGTCGTAGATGTACAAGGCTTGCGCGTGCGCGCGATCGGCGTGGATGATCCGCACATCGAGAAGGATGCATACCCCGAGGCGCGTTCGGCGCTGTCGCGTTGTTCAAGCGGTAGCGATTGGGATTTGACGCTCGGGCTGGTGCATGCGCCGTACCAGCGGATTCTGGACGCCTATGTGGGGGATGTTGGCGCGGATGTGATCTTTGCCGGGCATACGCACGGTGGGCAGGTTTGTCTGCCGGGCGGGCGGGCGATCGTTTCGAATTGCGATTTGCCGCCGGAGCACGCTGGTGGCCTGTCGTGGCGGGATGCGGATGATCGCGGCGCGGTGCCCCTGCACGTTTCGCGGGGGCTCGGCACGTCGATTTATGCGCCGGTTCGTACGTTCTGTCCGCCGGAGGCCACGCTGATTACGCTGGTGCCGCGGCCTGCTGGGGAGTAG
- a CDS encoding transglycosylase domain-containing protein, whose protein sequence is MPTNSTAPKRNIVASLLGLLGMSGIAGVLIAALITPVIAVAGVAANSGITLFETLPDYLEIQPLQQKTELYGERDGKREKIAEFYSQNRVEVDLDQISDYAEKAAVSTEDPRFYEHGGVDVLSAARAMVVGLVGDDGGGASTITMQYVRNQRVQAAEAILDPEEHDRAFKEATEVSIGRKLQEMRLAIGVEQQYSKDEILRGYLNIALFGGQVYGIESAAQYYFGKAAADLTLPEAATLVGIVQNPNAYRIDDPENLEGSTQRRNYVLRRMMEEKAITQQEYDEAVATKIEPKITPAEHGCMNAEENSQYFCDYVRKVILKDPAFGATYEERLFNFQTKGYQIDTTLDLDLQAQVTEAIRSNVPSSVDYMELGAAVSMVQPGTGHVLAMQQNKTFDETADAQKDRSKTSVNYNTDYAYGNSTGFQVGSTYKVFTLANWLQSGHSLYESINSQTRSFDLANFQNSCEGGYGGSWSPQNDFNAKFGSVNAVEATVQSINTSFVAMAEQLDQCTTRDIATGLGAHRADGKTNESYPSAVLGTNEIAPMQMAVAFAGIANDGKACSPIAIKSISLRDGTKLDPPKSDCKQVLDPNVARAMAVAMGQVMTRGGGSATNPGLGTIIGKTGTTDDSYDTWMVASTTGVAGAIWVGNVQAFVDSEGNGYKVSLRDAGLAEVRHSIGHSIFAAAIPQYGAKDIPEPSGDAVKVDNSTVPDVKGMSIDAATAAIEGAGFKASVGDQVSSDVPAGSVAKTNPSANTRTPKGSTITIHPSNGQDNKDKKQQQEGNVMPSLSGMSYEEAINTLADAGLGNSNNTFSWHGPRDGKVKSTDPAAGSTVPPNTEIKIQAE, encoded by the coding sequence ATGCCTACGAACTCAACTGCGCCGAAACGCAACATCGTTGCATCCCTTCTCGGCCTACTCGGAATGAGCGGTATCGCCGGTGTGCTCATCGCAGCACTCATCACCCCTGTCATCGCGGTGGCCGGCGTTGCAGCAAATTCCGGCATCACTCTGTTTGAGACCCTGCCCGACTACCTCGAGATCCAGCCGCTGCAGCAGAAAACCGAACTGTACGGCGAGCGGGACGGTAAGCGGGAAAAGATCGCGGAGTTCTACTCGCAGAACCGCGTCGAGGTGGATCTTGACCAGATCTCGGACTACGCCGAGAAGGCGGCAGTCTCCACTGAGGACCCCCGGTTCTATGAACACGGCGGTGTGGACGTGCTGTCCGCCGCTCGCGCCATGGTCGTCGGTCTCGTAGGCGACGACGGCGGTGGTGCGTCGACGATCACCATGCAGTACGTGCGTAACCAGCGTGTTCAGGCCGCCGAGGCAATCCTCGACCCCGAGGAACACGACAGGGCATTTAAGGAAGCGACCGAGGTCTCCATCGGCCGCAAACTGCAGGAGATGCGCCTCGCCATCGGCGTGGAACAGCAGTACAGCAAGGATGAGATCCTTCGCGGTTACCTCAACATTGCGCTATTCGGTGGCCAGGTCTACGGCATTGAATCGGCGGCACAGTACTACTTCGGAAAAGCCGCGGCCGACCTGACCCTACCCGAAGCGGCAACGCTGGTCGGCATCGTGCAGAACCCAAACGCGTACCGCATCGACGACCCGGAGAACCTCGAGGGAAGCACTCAGCGTCGCAACTACGTACTTCGCCGGATGATGGAAGAAAAGGCCATCACTCAGCAGGAGTATGACGAAGCGGTTGCCACCAAGATTGAGCCGAAGATCACTCCGGCCGAGCACGGCTGTATGAACGCGGAAGAAAACTCGCAGTACTTCTGTGACTACGTGCGCAAGGTCATTCTGAAAGACCCTGCATTCGGTGCGACCTACGAAGAACGTCTCTTTAATTTCCAGACCAAGGGATACCAGATCGACACCACCCTCGATCTCGACCTGCAAGCTCAAGTGACCGAAGCCATCCGCTCAAACGTACCGAGCTCGGTTGATTACATGGAGCTGGGCGCAGCGGTTTCGATGGTGCAGCCGGGCACGGGCCACGTGCTCGCGATGCAGCAAAACAAGACCTTTGACGAGACTGCCGACGCACAAAAAGACAGATCCAAAACGTCGGTGAACTACAACACTGACTATGCGTACGGAAACTCAACTGGATTCCAGGTCGGATCGACCTACAAGGTGTTTACCCTCGCAAACTGGCTGCAATCCGGCCACTCACTTTACGAATCAATCAACTCTCAGACTCGAAGTTTCGACTTGGCCAATTTCCAGAACTCTTGCGAAGGCGGATACGGCGGTAGCTGGAGTCCACAGAACGACTTCAACGCCAAGTTCGGGTCCGTCAATGCCGTGGAAGCAACGGTCCAGTCGATTAACACCTCATTTGTCGCCATGGCCGAGCAACTCGACCAGTGCACCACGCGCGATATCGCTACAGGTTTGGGTGCGCACCGTGCCGACGGTAAAACCAATGAGTCCTACCCCTCGGCAGTACTGGGAACAAACGAAATTGCTCCTATGCAGATGGCGGTAGCCTTCGCCGGTATTGCAAACGACGGTAAGGCCTGCTCGCCGATCGCCATTAAGTCAATCTCGCTGCGTGACGGTACCAAGCTTGACCCGCCGAAGAGCGATTGCAAGCAGGTTCTTGACCCTAACGTCGCTCGTGCGATGGCGGTCGCGATGGGGCAGGTAATGACGCGTGGTGGCGGTAGCGCGACCAACCCGGGTTTGGGCACCATTATCGGAAAAACCGGTACGACCGATGACTCCTACGACACCTGGATGGTCGCATCCACGACCGGTGTTGCCGGAGCGATCTGGGTCGGTAATGTGCAGGCATTCGTTGACTCAGAGGGGAACGGTTACAAGGTCTCGCTGCGTGATGCCGGTCTCGCCGAAGTTCGACACTCCATCGGGCATTCAATCTTTGCTGCCGCGATTCCGCAATACGGGGCGAAAGACATTCCGGAGCCATCTGGCGACGCCGTGAAGGTCGATAATTCGACCGTTCCCGATGTCAAGGGAATGTCCATCGATGCTGCAACGGCCGCGATCGAAGGAGCCGGTTTCAAAGCTTCGGTGGGTGACCAGGTGAGCTCGGATGTGCCTGCTGGTTCAGTGGCGAAAACCAACCCGTCTGCGAACACACGCACTCCTAAGGGCTCGACCATCACCATCCACCCGTCAAACGGCCAGGACAACAAAGACAAGAAACAGCAGCAGGAAGGTAACGTGATGCCTTCGCTGTCCGGCATGTCCTACGAAGAGGCGATTAACACCCTTGCGGATGCGGGGCTCGGCAACTCGAATAACACCTTCTCCTGGCACGGCCCGCGTGACGGCAAGGTGAAGAGCACCGACCCGGCTGCGGGATCGACCGTGCCGCCGAATACCGAGATCAAGATCCAGGCCGAATAG
- a CDS encoding DUF4244 domain-containing protein, with product MNTLLNTARERLLRRFWQEEDGAETAEYAIVIMAAVALAGVLVAVVQSDAVRQVIEDLVTDAFQS from the coding sequence ATGAACACTCTCTTGAATACCGCTCGTGAACGACTGCTCCGACGCTTCTGGCAAGAAGAAGACGGAGCTGAAACCGCCGAATACGCCATCGTGATCATGGCCGCAGTTGCGCTTGCTGGCGTACTCGTCGCCGTCGTGCAATCGGATGCGGTCCGGCAAGTAATCGAAGATCTCGTAACCGACGCCTTCCAGTCATGA
- the udk gene encoding uridine kinase, whose amino-acid sequence MTTPLVVGIAGGSGSGKTVLARALAARFAGESALIFHDNYYCRQDHLSYEERCLTNYDAPEAFDSELLLEHLDALIRGESVESPVYDFANHNRSDAVEVIDSAPIIFVEGVLVLADARLRERMALKLFVDTDADERILRRIKRDVLERGRTIESVEAQYLATVKPMHERYVAPSKHWADVIVPEGGRNHEALETLAGGIAARVAGLARRAGALD is encoded by the coding sequence GTGACTACCCCGCTGGTCGTAGGAATCGCCGGTGGATCGGGGTCGGGTAAGACTGTGCTCGCACGCGCACTTGCCGCCCGGTTCGCCGGCGAATCTGCGTTGATTTTTCACGACAACTACTACTGCAGGCAGGACCACCTCAGCTACGAGGAACGTTGTCTCACCAACTACGACGCGCCTGAAGCATTCGACAGCGAACTCTTGCTCGAGCATCTCGACGCGCTCATCCGCGGCGAAAGCGTCGAATCGCCGGTGTACGATTTCGCGAACCACAACCGGTCGGATGCGGTCGAGGTTATTGATTCTGCGCCGATCATTTTCGTCGAGGGAGTGCTGGTGCTTGCCGATGCGCGGTTGCGGGAACGGATGGCGCTGAAACTGTTCGTAGACACCGACGCGGACGAACGCATCCTGCGACGGATAAAACGCGATGTGCTCGAGCGTGGCCGCACGATCGAGTCGGTGGAGGCGCAGTATCTTGCCACTGTGAAGCCGATGCACGAGCGGTACGTCGCCCCATCCAAACATTGGGCAGACGTGATTGTGCCCGAGGGCGGACGAAACCATGAGGCGCTAGAAACGCTCGCCGGCGGCATTGCCGCGCGTGTGGCGGGGCTTGCGCGTAGGGCAGGAGCGCTGGACTAG
- a CDS encoding thymidine kinase produces the protein MAKLYFRYGAMNSGKSTALLQAAFNYEERDHRVLLAKPLIDTKGADAVSSRLGMSRRVDILIDEGEDSRALFHAAVERAGGKIACLLVDEAQFLSADQIDGLFKIAVLDDIPVISYGIRTDFQTAAFPGSRRLLEIAHAVEELKTICRCGRKAIFNGRRVGERFVFDGDQVAIDGDRVTYESLCGQCYLRESEGRLASDVAPV, from the coding sequence ATGGCCAAACTGTATTTTCGCTACGGCGCGATGAACTCGGGTAAGTCGACGGCGCTGCTGCAGGCGGCGTTCAACTATGAAGAGCGTGATCACCGGGTGCTATTGGCGAAGCCGTTGATCGACACCAAGGGTGCGGATGCGGTGTCTTCGCGGCTGGGAATGTCGCGTCGCGTAGACATCCTGATTGACGAGGGTGAAGACTCGCGAGCGCTGTTTCATGCTGCTGTGGAGCGTGCCGGTGGGAAGATCGCGTGTCTACTTGTGGATGAGGCGCAGTTTTTGAGCGCAGACCAGATTGACGGTCTGTTCAAGATTGCGGTGCTCGATGATATTCCCGTGATCAGCTACGGAATCCGCACGGATTTTCAGACGGCTGCGTTTCCCGGGTCGCGGCGGCTCTTGGAGATTGCGCATGCGGTTGAGGAGCTGAAGACGATTTGCCGATGCGGTCGGAAGGCGATTTTTAACGGTCGGCGCGTGGGGGAGCGGTTTGTGTTTGACGGCGACCAGGTTGCGATCGACGGTGATCGGGTTACCTACGAGTCGCTGTGTGGCCAGTGTTACCTGCGCGAATCTGAAGGGCGCCTCGCGAGCGACGTGGCTCCGGTCTAG
- a CDS encoding TadA family conjugal transfer-associated ATPase, with protein sequence MNQVSSNASYVSSGEFAQRSVEPFRLQRASDRPASVPLVPVRGTHDDARSRRELTRGQAEAFGPLAGYIADGEVTDLFVNGMSGLWVDRGRGAVLDRSWRAPSEQALRELAVRIIAAGGRHLDDATPCVDVRIGDGIRVHAVLPPVSVAGTVISIRAPRATQISFDDLVQAGFFFDGGADIVRAALASRSNLLISGAGGSGKTTLLGALLGQADPADRLVVIEDVSELRIAHPHVVQLETRQANIEGAGQVTLAQLVRESLRMRPDRLVLGECRGAELRELLSALNTGHDGGAGTLHANSLADVPARLEALGALAGMSAEAVARQTVSAIDLVMHVERDRGVRALVDMGEFGVDQHGQLQITSVRTGQRVERSAA encoded by the coding sequence ATGAATCAGGTGAGTAGCAACGCATCGTATGTCTCTTCCGGCGAGTTTGCGCAGCGGTCGGTAGAACCGTTCCGTTTGCAGCGCGCCAGCGACCGACCCGCATCCGTACCGTTAGTGCCGGTGAGAGGCACGCATGATGATGCTCGGTCTCGTCGAGAGCTTACGCGCGGGCAGGCAGAAGCATTTGGGCCGCTTGCCGGGTATATCGCCGATGGCGAAGTGACCGACCTATTCGTTAACGGTATGTCGGGGTTGTGGGTTGATCGCGGGCGTGGGGCGGTGCTGGATCGTTCGTGGCGGGCTCCGAGTGAGCAGGCGCTGCGCGAGCTGGCGGTTCGAATCATTGCCGCCGGAGGGCGGCACCTGGATGATGCGACGCCGTGCGTGGATGTGCGCATCGGGGATGGTATTCGGGTGCATGCGGTGCTGCCGCCGGTGTCGGTCGCGGGTACGGTCATCTCAATTCGCGCACCGAGAGCCACGCAGATCTCCTTCGACGACCTCGTGCAGGCCGGGTTCTTCTTCGACGGTGGGGCGGATATCGTGCGTGCCGCACTCGCGAGCCGATCGAACTTGCTGATTAGCGGTGCCGGCGGCTCCGGCAAGACGACCCTTCTCGGCGCCCTCCTCGGACAGGCCGACCCCGCCGATCGCCTGGTGGTCATTGAAGACGTATCCGAACTGCGTATTGCTCACCCGCACGTCGTACAGCTCGAAACGAGGCAGGCAAATATTGAGGGTGCGGGGCAGGTGACACTCGCCCAGCTCGTGCGTGAATCGCTGCGGATGCGGCCCGATCGGCTCGTGCTCGGCGAGTGTCGCGGAGCGGAGTTGCGCGAGCTGCTCTCTGCTCTCAACACCGGTCACGATGGCGGCGCAGGCACGCTCCACGCCAACTCCTTGGCTGATGTACCGGCGAGGTTGGAAGCCCTCGGCGCGCTCGCGGGGATGTCTGCGGAGGCTGTCGCACGCCAGACCGTCTCGGCAATCGATCTGGTGATGCACGTTGAACGCGACCGGGGCGTGCGTGCGCTCGTTGATATGGGCGAATTCGGTGTTGATCAGCACGGGCAGCTGCAGATCACAAGCGTGCGCACCGGGCAGCGGGTTGAGCGGAGCGCGGCATGA